In one Thermaerobacter sp. PB12/4term genomic region, the following are encoded:
- a CDS encoding molybdopterin-guanine dinucleotide biosynthesis protein MobB, which yields MGGVTVIPLDQAFAILLNAAVPVPGEQVPVVRAAGRIAAEPVKAPWPVPVAPRVMMDGFACRATDLAGAAPGRPARMRLAGRRWAGVDAGPGPGPAGSGEGAGDEPAGPVAGQEVGAGQAWQVSTGALLPRGADVVVPIEQACRAGEFVEVATWLPAGRHVAPPGEDVLPGQLLVAEGERITPRLAGLLAAAGVGWVKVRRRPRVLLFATGDELVPAGRWSPPAQPAAVPNSNLLTLAAALESLGFLVEAAGILPDEPAALRAALERAVAAGADVVITTGGVSVGPRDRVARAWLDLGCRRVLGRIDLKPGGPFFAGRLGPVWAVGLPGSPAACLAVFEVLVRPFLLRLAGQRAIARPVVGVQLAGPWPRGSDRTRVLWARLDRAAETVEPLVPARGRLVGVGQANALLYRRAGQPVPEPGNWVEALDLEAPEDRCWPDWFLASRDHRARPASAGGRDHRAWPGSAGGRDRPQALAPAAGPVAPALPPVVAVTGRSGSGKTQAAAGLIALLAARGLRVLAVKHAAHGFALDVPGSDSQRLAEAGAAAVALVGPGEAALRLLGLEGTGPGCTVTGPDVEAGPAGGAGQPAPGTATPGGPAGAAPGWTRWIARLVAAYRQLAGELPDLVLVEGGAGAGWPEIVTGDPKTEPAGEVITRLPPGFGSAELVAAAAALERWLATCAPALPLGRAAPALPSGTAATALPPGAGVAGPRSGAQDGTERVGTASGNGTGPVGPREGRDGHGGGA from the coding sequence GTGGGAGGCGTGACCGTGATCCCCCTGGACCAGGCCTTCGCCATCCTGCTGAATGCCGCCGTGCCCGTGCCCGGCGAGCAGGTGCCGGTGGTGCGGGCGGCGGGCCGCATCGCCGCCGAGCCCGTCAAGGCGCCCTGGCCGGTGCCGGTGGCGCCGCGGGTGATGATGGACGGCTTTGCCTGCCGCGCCACCGACCTGGCGGGCGCGGCACCCGGGCGGCCCGCCCGGATGCGGCTGGCCGGGCGCCGCTGGGCCGGCGTGGATGCGGGGCCGGGACCCGGGCCCGCTGGATCTGGCGAAGGAGCGGGGGACGAGCCGGCAGGTCCGGTGGCCGGGCAGGAGGTGGGGGCGGGCCAAGCCTGGCAGGTGTCCACCGGCGCCCTGCTGCCGCGGGGTGCGGACGTGGTGGTGCCCATCGAGCAGGCCTGCCGGGCGGGGGAATTCGTGGAAGTGGCCACCTGGCTCCCGGCGGGCCGCCACGTGGCCCCGCCGGGGGAAGACGTGCTGCCCGGCCAGCTGCTGGTCGCGGAGGGCGAGCGCATCACCCCGCGGCTGGCGGGCCTGCTGGCCGCCGCCGGTGTGGGCTGGGTGAAGGTCCGCCGCCGGCCGCGGGTGTTGCTCTTCGCCACCGGGGACGAGCTGGTGCCGGCGGGCCGCTGGTCACCCCCAGCCCAGCCCGCCGCCGTGCCCAACAGCAACCTCCTCACCCTGGCCGCCGCCCTGGAATCCCTGGGCTTTCTGGTCGAGGCGGCCGGGATCCTTCCCGACGAACCGGCCGCCCTGCGGGCGGCCCTCGAGCGGGCGGTCGCCGCGGGCGCCGACGTGGTGATCACCACCGGCGGCGTGTCGGTGGGGCCCCGGGACCGGGTGGCCCGCGCCTGGCTGGATCTGGGCTGCCGCCGGGTGCTGGGCCGGATCGATCTCAAACCCGGTGGCCCCTTCTTCGCCGGGCGCCTGGGCCCGGTGTGGGCGGTGGGGTTGCCGGGCAGCCCCGCGGCCTGCCTGGCCGTCTTCGAGGTGCTGGTGCGCCCCTTCTTGCTTCGCCTGGCCGGGCAGCGGGCCATCGCCCGCCCGGTGGTGGGGGTGCAACTGGCCGGTCCCTGGCCCCGGGGAAGCGACCGGACCCGGGTCCTGTGGGCCCGGCTGGACCGGGCGGCAGAGACCGTGGAGCCGCTGGTGCCCGCCAGGGGGCGGCTGGTGGGTGTGGGCCAGGCCAATGCCCTGCTGTACCGGCGGGCCGGGCAGCCGGTGCCGGAGCCGGGGAATTGGGTCGAGGCTCTGGATCTGGAGGCGCCCGAGGACCGGTGCTGGCCGGACTGGTTCCTGGCGAGCCGGGACCACCGGGCCCGGCCCGCCAGTGCCGGGGGCCGCGACCACCGGGCCTGGCCCGGCAGCGCCGGGGGCCGGGACCGCCCTCAAGCCCTCGCCCCTGCCGCCGGGCCCGTCGCCCCCGCGCTGCCGCCGGTGGTGGCCGTAACCGGCCGCTCGGGTAGCGGCAAGACCCAGGCGGCGGCCGGGCTCATCGCCCTGCTGGCCGCCCGGGGCCTGCGGGTCCTCGCGGTGAAGCATGCAGCCCATGGTTTCGCGCTGGACGTTCCCGGCAGCGACAGCCAGCGGCTGGCGGAGGCGGGGGCCGCCGCCGTGGCCCTGGTGGGGCCCGGCGAGGCCGCCCTGCGGCTGCTGGGCCTTGAGGGCACGGGCCCAGGCTGCACCGTCACGGGCCCGGACGTCGAGGCCGGACCGGCCGGCGGCGCCGGCCAGCCTGCCCCGGGGACGGCAACCCCGGGTGGCCCGGCCGGAGCGGCCCCCGGCTGGACCCGCTGGATTGCCCGGCTGGTGGCGGCATACCGGCAACTGGCCGGGGAACTGCCCGATCTGGTGCTGGTGGAAGGGGGCGCCGGAGCCGGCTGGCCCGAGATCGTCACCGGCGACCCCAAGACCGAACCGGCAGGGGAGGTGATCACCCGGCTGCCACCGGGATTCGGCTCCGCGGAGCTGGTGGCGGCGGCAGCGGCTCTGGAACGGTGGCTCGCCACCTGCGCCCCCGCCCTGCCGTTGGGGAGGGCGGCCCCCGCTCTACCGTCGGGGACGGCGGCCACTGCCTTGCCGCCGGGGGCCGGGGTCGCCGGGCCACGCAGCGGAGCCCAGGACGGGACGGAACGGGTTGGAACGGCTTCAGGCAATGGAACGGGGCCGGTGGGGCCCCGGGAAGGGAGGGACGGTCATGGCGGCGGAGCTTGA
- the fdhD gene encoding formate dehydrogenase accessory sulfurtransferase FdhD, whose translation MEAVRASTVRRRVQRWQQGRCRWADDVLVTEEPLEIRLRPAGQDEPVRVAVTMRTPGHDFELAGGFLFTEGLLDDPHQIAAITYCTDPGVDGDQQYNIVNVWLRPGVTVEPRTLQRNFYTTSSCGVCGKASLEAIHSRGACVLPQPRAAMVRPEVLATLGETLRRQQALFDRTGGLHAAALFDLDGRLLALREDVGRHNATDKLIGHFFLQGRTPLADTILMVSGRASFEIVQKAVVAGIPVVVAVSAPSSLACDAAREFGLTLIGFARGDRFNVYTGAARVGHPAATPG comes from the coding sequence GTGGAGGCGGTGCGGGCCAGCACGGTCCGCCGGCGGGTGCAGCGGTGGCAGCAGGGCCGCTGCCGGTGGGCCGACGACGTGCTGGTGACGGAAGAGCCCCTGGAGATCCGCTTGCGCCCGGCCGGCCAGGACGAACCGGTGCGGGTGGCCGTGACCATGCGGACGCCGGGGCACGATTTCGAGCTGGCGGGCGGGTTCCTCTTCACCGAAGGACTCCTGGACGACCCCCACCAGATCGCAGCCATCACCTATTGCACCGATCCCGGCGTGGACGGCGACCAGCAGTACAATATCGTCAACGTCTGGTTGCGGCCGGGTGTGACCGTCGAACCACGGACCCTGCAACGGAACTTCTACACCACCTCCAGTTGCGGCGTCTGCGGCAAGGCATCGCTGGAGGCCATCCACAGCCGGGGGGCCTGCGTCCTGCCGCAGCCCCGGGCCGCCATGGTCCGGCCAGAGGTCCTGGCCACCCTGGGCGAGACCCTGCGCCGGCAGCAGGCGCTGTTCGATCGCACGGGCGGACTGCACGCGGCAGCCCTCTTCGACCTGGACGGGCGGCTCCTGGCCCTGCGGGAAGACGTCGGCCGCCACAACGCCACCGACAAGCTCATCGGCCACTTCTTCCTGCAGGGGCGGACGCCCCTGGCAGACACCATCCTCATGGTCAGCGGCCGGGCCAGCTTTGAGATCGTCCAGAAGGCGGTGGTGGCCGGCATCCCGGTGGTGGTGGCCGTCTCCGCCCCGTCCAGCCTGGCCTGCGACGCGGCCCGCGAGTTCGGCCTGACCCTGATCGGCTTTGCCCGGGGCGACCGGTTCAACGTCTACACAGGCGCTGCCCGGGTGGGCCATCCCGCCGCCACCCCGGGCTAG
- a CDS encoding molybdenum cofactor guanylyltransferase → MNRLHPPHPGSQEDRPLPTAGVKETGPLPAAGVILAGGLSRRMGRDKALLPTPDGPLILRIAGILASFCAQVLVVDRPPGRYGGLGLPLVLDRYSGLGPLAGLHAGLEAMAYPYGLFVACDMPGLTPAVGRFLLGEALAAAAAGGAPDAVVPLRDGRPEPLLAVYSRRLAPRVRRRLEQGGGPLRSLLNEPDLRVLWVAENRLRQIDAALSALTNLNTPDDWAAWTRRMSPPAGSSTL, encoded by the coding sequence ATGAACCGGCTCCACCCGCCGCATCCCGGCAGCCAGGAGGATAGGCCGCTGCCCACTGCCGGCGTCAAGGAGACGGGGCCGCTGCCCGCCGCCGGCGTCATCCTGGCCGGGGGCCTCAGCCGGCGCATGGGCCGGGACAAGGCCCTGCTCCCTACGCCGGACGGCCCCCTGATCCTCCGCATCGCAGGCATCCTGGCCTCGTTCTGCGCCCAGGTGCTGGTGGTCGACCGGCCCCCCGGCCGTTACGGTGGTCTGGGCCTGCCGCTGGTCCTGGACCGTTACTCGGGCCTGGGGCCCCTGGCCGGCCTCCACGCGGGCCTGGAGGCCATGGCCTACCCCTACGGCCTGTTCGTCGCCTGCGACATGCCCGGCCTGACCCCTGCCGTGGGTCGCTTCCTACTAGGTGAGGCGCTGGCGGCCGCTGCCGCCGGCGGCGCGCCCGACGCGGTGGTCCCCCTGCGGGATGGGCGCCCCGAACCGCTCCTGGCCGTCTACTCCCGGCGCCTGGCGCCGCGGGTCCGGCGCCGGCTGGAGCAAGGGGGCGGTCCCCTGCGGTCCCTGCTGAACGAACCCGACCTTCGGGTGCTCTGGGTGGCCGAAAACCGCCTGCGCCAGATCGATGCGGCCCTTTCCGCCCTGACGAACCTGAACACCCCGGACGACTGGGCCGCCTGGACCCGCCGGATGTCCCCTCCCGCCGGCTCGTCTACCCTGTGA
- a CDS encoding phenylacetate--CoA ligase family protein, which translates to MIWDRDGETASREALRRLQLERLRATVERAYQRVELVRRRMDERGLTPADIRHLEDLPHLPFMTKQDLRDHYPFGLFAEPLDRVARIHASSGTRGKPTVVGYTRHDLEVWAECVARCFCMAGGEPGHILHNAYGYGLFTGGLGLHAGAERVGATVVPASGGNTARQVLLIRDLQPHGIACTPSYLLNLADYMDEHGLDARATSLRYGILGAEPWSESLRQALEERLGIDAVDIYGLSEVIGPGVACECREAKDGLHINEDHFLPEVVDPSTGEPLPPGEYGELVFTSLTKEAFPVIRYRTGDIAALYPEPCRCGRTLVRMSRVKGRVDDMLVVRGVNVFPSEVEYQLLRIPELAPHYQLVVDRGRALDRIEVWVEPAPAVTAAWGGFDPEAEAARRLQEQVEDVLGGALGLQVAVRLVAPGSVPRSEGKAVRVVDRRQVSR; encoded by the coding sequence ATGATCTGGGACCGGGATGGGGAGACCGCGTCCCGGGAGGCGTTGCGGCGCCTGCAGCTGGAGCGGCTCCGGGCCACGGTGGAGCGGGCGTACCAGCGGGTGGAGCTGGTACGCCGGCGCATGGACGAGCGGGGCCTCACGCCGGCCGACATCCGCCACCTGGAAGACCTGCCCCACCTGCCCTTCATGACCAAGCAGGACCTGCGGGACCACTACCCCTTCGGCCTCTTCGCCGAGCCCCTGGACCGGGTCGCCCGGATCCACGCCTCCTCGGGAACCCGGGGTAAGCCCACGGTGGTGGGCTACACCCGCCACGACCTGGAGGTCTGGGCCGAGTGCGTCGCCCGCTGCTTCTGCATGGCCGGCGGCGAGCCGGGCCACATCCTGCACAACGCCTACGGTTACGGCCTCTTCACCGGGGGCCTGGGCCTGCACGCAGGTGCCGAGCGGGTGGGCGCCACCGTGGTTCCCGCTTCGGGAGGCAACACCGCCCGGCAGGTTCTTCTGATCCGGGACCTGCAGCCCCACGGCATCGCCTGCACCCCCTCCTACCTGCTCAACCTGGCCGATTACATGGACGAACACGGCCTGGACGCCCGGGCCACCAGCCTGCGTTACGGCATCCTGGGCGCCGAGCCCTGGTCCGAGTCGCTGCGCCAGGCCCTGGAAGAGCGCCTGGGCATCGACGCCGTGGACATCTACGGGCTCAGCGAGGTGATCGGGCCAGGGGTCGCCTGCGAGTGCCGGGAGGCGAAGGACGGCCTGCACATCAACGAGGACCACTTTCTCCCCGAGGTGGTCGACCCCAGCACCGGCGAGCCCCTTCCCCCCGGCGAGTACGGGGAGCTGGTCTTCACCTCGCTGACCAAGGAAGCCTTCCCGGTGATCCGCTACCGCACGGGCGACATCGCCGCCCTCTACCCGGAACCCTGCCGTTGCGGCCGTACCCTGGTGCGCATGAGCCGCGTCAAGGGCCGGGTTGACGATATGCTGGTCGTGCGGGGGGTAAACGTCTTCCCGTCGGAGGTGGAGTACCAGCTCCTCCGGATTCCCGAGCTGGCCCCCCATTACCAGCTGGTCGTCGACCGGGGCCGCGCCCTGGACCGGATCGAGGTGTGGGTCGAACCGGCGCCCGCCGTCACGGCCGCCTGGGGCGGGTTCGACCCCGAGGCCGAGGCGGCCCGGCGGTTGCAGGAGCAGGTGGAAGACGTGCTGGGCGGAGCCCTGGGCCTGCAGGTGGCGGTCCGGCTGGTGGCGCCGGGGTCGGTTCCCCGCAGTGAAGGGAAGGCCGTCCGGGTGGTCGACCGCCGCCAGGTGAGCCGGTGA
- a CDS encoding hotdog fold thioesterase yields MPAGLWDRIADDPFCRRLGIRLDDLRPGYARLSMTLGPDMVNFHGVGHGGAVFALADAAHAAASNSHGIPAVALHVALHYVAPARPGDRLVAEAWEEDCGRRTALYRLEVRRAPDGRLVAAGQGRVFRQGEEGDAARPQ; encoded by the coding sequence GTGCCCGCCGGGCTCTGGGACCGGATCGCCGACGATCCCTTCTGCCGGCGGCTGGGCATCCGGCTGGATGACTTGCGGCCGGGATACGCCCGGCTGTCCATGACCCTGGGGCCCGACATGGTGAACTTCCATGGGGTGGGCCACGGCGGCGCCGTCTTCGCCCTGGCCGACGCCGCCCATGCGGCGGCGTCCAACAGCCACGGCATTCCCGCCGTGGCCCTCCATGTGGCCCTTCACTACGTGGCGCCGGCCCGGCCGGGCGATCGCCTGGTGGCCGAGGCGTGGGAGGAGGACTGCGGCCGGCGGACGGCCCTTTACCGGCTGGAGGTTCGCCGGGCGCCGGACGGGCGACTGGTGGCGGCCGGACAGGGCCGGGTCTTCCGGCAAGGCGAGGAGGGCGATGCGGCCCGCCCGCAGTAG
- a CDS encoding NAD(P)H-quinone oxidoreductase — MKAILVRQPGGVENLVMGEVPDPEPGPGELLVRVRATALNRADILQRRGLYPPPPGASPLLGLEAAGEVVALGTGSEGWHPGDGVFALLPGGGYAQYVTIPAAMALPIPPNLSFEEAAAIPEAFLTAYQCLFWIGGLQAGEWVLIHAGASGVGTAAIQLARDAGARVAVTAGTEPKLEVCRQLGAEVAVNYKLGPFAPAIREATGRAGVQLILDFVGAPYWEQNLDCLGMDGRLVLIATMGGGVIDRFDLRRLMGKRLQVTGTTLRSRSPEYKVQLTREFAGRYLPKLASGAIRPVIDRIFPWDQVREAHRYMERNLNTGKIVLRVE, encoded by the coding sequence ATGAAAGCCATCCTGGTGCGACAACCGGGCGGGGTGGAAAACCTGGTGATGGGAGAAGTGCCCGACCCCGAGCCCGGACCCGGCGAGCTGCTGGTGCGAGTGCGGGCGACGGCCCTGAACCGGGCCGACATCCTGCAGCGGAGGGGTCTGTACCCGCCACCCCCCGGGGCCAGCCCCCTTTTGGGCCTGGAGGCCGCCGGGGAGGTGGTGGCGCTGGGCACGGGTTCCGAGGGATGGCACCCCGGAGACGGGGTGTTCGCCCTGCTCCCGGGGGGCGGCTACGCCCAGTACGTCACCATTCCGGCTGCCATGGCCCTGCCCATCCCGCCCAACCTCAGCTTTGAAGAGGCGGCTGCCATTCCGGAGGCCTTCCTCACCGCTTACCAGTGCCTGTTCTGGATCGGCGGCTTGCAGGCGGGTGAATGGGTCCTCATTCATGCCGGTGCCAGCGGCGTGGGCACGGCCGCCATCCAGCTGGCCCGGGATGCGGGCGCCCGGGTGGCGGTGACGGCCGGCACCGAGCCGAAGCTGGAGGTCTGCCGGCAGCTGGGCGCCGAGGTCGCAGTGAACTACAAGCTCGGGCCCTTCGCGCCCGCCATACGCGAAGCGACGGGCCGGGCCGGGGTCCAGCTGATCCTGGACTTCGTCGGCGCACCCTACTGGGAGCAGAACCTGGACTGCCTGGGCATGGACGGGCGGCTGGTGCTCATCGCCACCATGGGCGGCGGGGTGATCGACCGCTTCGACCTGCGCCGGTTGATGGGCAAGCGCCTGCAGGTCACCGGCACCACGCTGCGCTCCCGCAGCCCGGAATACAAGGTGCAGCTGACCCGGGAGTTCGCCGGGCGGTACCTGCCCAAGCTGGCGTCCGGGGCGATCCGGCCGGTGATCGACCGAATCTTCCCCTGGGACCAGGTCCGCGAAGCCCACCGCTACATGGAGCGCAACCTCAACACGGGCAAGATCGTGCTGCGGGTCGAGTGA
- a CDS encoding IclR family transcriptional regulator — MRAAPRSTIQSLGRALRLLQQFSPSHPEWSVGELAAAAGLPKGTVSKILATFQEHGYLIQDPVTRRYRLGPALLVAGRMAENGLDIARLALPLLRRVTEASGETSILMVQAGWRSICLAKVDSPHPVRMAAEVGRFASLHSGASNKPILAYLPEEAIDAYLRSPYFVRRGPRTITDREQLLANLAEIRRRGYSESDSEVEVDIQAFGAAVFDAYGWVTGAISIAGPRQRLAQRPASAMVAAVQDAARELSRLLGWQGTWPAPWPPARPGQRRRSSTPSLP, encoded by the coding sequence GTGAGGGCCGCGCCACGCTCAACCATACAGTCGCTGGGGCGTGCCCTGCGCCTGCTGCAGCAGTTCTCCCCCTCGCACCCCGAGTGGAGCGTCGGGGAACTGGCGGCGGCCGCCGGGCTCCCCAAGGGCACGGTGTCGAAGATCCTGGCCACCTTTCAGGAGCATGGCTACCTGATCCAGGACCCGGTCACCCGCCGGTACCGGCTGGGCCCCGCCCTGCTGGTGGCCGGGCGGATGGCCGAGAACGGGCTCGACATCGCCCGGCTGGCCCTGCCCTTGCTGCGGCGGGTCACCGAAGCCAGCGGCGAAACGTCGATCCTGATGGTCCAGGCCGGATGGCGCAGCATCTGCCTGGCGAAGGTGGATAGCCCCCACCCCGTGCGAATGGCGGCGGAGGTAGGCCGGTTTGCGTCCCTGCACTCCGGGGCGTCCAACAAGCCCATCCTCGCCTATCTGCCCGAGGAGGCGATCGACGCCTACCTGCGCTCGCCCTACTTCGTGCGGCGGGGGCCCCGCACCATCACCGACCGGGAGCAGCTGCTGGCCAACCTGGCCGAGATTCGCCGGCGCGGCTATTCCGAGAGCGATTCCGAGGTGGAAGTAGACATCCAGGCTTTCGGAGCCGCCGTCTTCGATGCGTACGGGTGGGTGACCGGGGCCATCAGCATTGCCGGGCCCCGGCAGCGGCTGGCGCAGCGACCCGCGTCCGCCATGGTGGCCGCCGTTCAGGATGCCGCCCGGGAGCTGAGCCGCCTCCTGGGGTGGCAGGGAACCTGGCCGGCCCCCTGGCCACCGGCCCGGCCCGGGCAGCGGAGACGATCCTCGACCCCATCCTTGCCCTGA
- a CDS encoding ABC transporter substrate-binding protein, protein MPRIAQMVRWLVGRRIRTLRQAARAGAHARARQRVLALAAAVLILAGCGGGATGGGGEGASTPPAQGGAGGPVTITIGINADPPNLDPAMSSALVDRYVQNSIFDKLYDLDENLQVVPELAESLPEVSEDGTVYTIKLRQGITFHDGTPFNADAVVFNLQRYLNPDSARYSELSAVDRVEKVDDYTVRIVLKQPYSPLLYTLTDRAGMMGSPKAIQEAGDQFGQNPVGTGPFKFENRIKGDQIVLVKNPDYWREGLPKADRIVWKVVTDDNIKVVNLKAGQLDIIDTVPAQSIADLRSVPNLKVEIGPGLGFQGIYLNTEKEPFNNPYLRRAVDLAIDRSTLVQVVFQETAEPGYGPFPPSSPAAAASGEPPQRDLDQVKALLAQGGHPEGFQFTLKTATGPVTQQVAQVIKDMLADAGIQMEIQQVEFGSLLDDTDNGNFQAAALGWSGRPDPDGNIYPWLYTGGSQNDSRYSNPGVDRLLDEARRVLDMNQRVELYRQVMKQVHQDAPYIYLYYPKNVKAYSAQIQGFVNYPDGIIRTENLTKVR, encoded by the coding sequence ATGCCTCGGATAGCCCAGATGGTGAGATGGCTGGTGGGCCGTCGGATCCGGACCCTGCGCCAGGCGGCACGGGCCGGCGCGCACGCCCGCGCCCGGCAGCGGGTGCTGGCTCTCGCAGCGGCCGTACTGATACTGGCGGGATGCGGCGGCGGCGCCACCGGCGGTGGCGGCGAAGGCGCTTCCACGCCGCCGGCGCAGGGCGGCGCCGGCGGGCCGGTGACCATCACCATCGGCATCAACGCCGACCCGCCCAACCTGGACCCCGCCATGTCCAGCGCCCTGGTCGATCGTTACGTGCAGAACAGCATCTTCGACAAGCTGTACGATCTGGACGAAAACCTGCAGGTGGTGCCCGAACTGGCCGAGTCCCTGCCCGAGGTGTCGGAGGACGGCACGGTCTATACCATCAAGCTGCGCCAGGGCATCACCTTCCATGACGGCACGCCCTTCAACGCCGACGCCGTGGTGTTCAATCTGCAGCGGTACCTGAACCCGGATTCGGCCCGCTACAGCGAGCTGTCGGCCGTCGACCGGGTGGAAAAGGTGGACGACTACACCGTCCGCATCGTCCTGAAGCAGCCGTACAGCCCGCTGCTCTACACCCTGACAGACCGGGCCGGCATGATGGGCTCGCCCAAGGCCATCCAGGAGGCGGGCGACCAGTTCGGCCAGAACCCCGTGGGGACGGGCCCTTTCAAGTTTGAAAACCGGATCAAGGGCGACCAGATCGTCCTGGTCAAGAACCCGGACTACTGGCGGGAGGGCCTCCCCAAGGCCGACCGGATCGTGTGGAAGGTGGTCACCGACGACAACATCAAGGTGGTCAACCTGAAGGCCGGCCAGCTGGACATCATCGACACCGTCCCGGCCCAGTCCATCGCCGACCTCCGGTCGGTCCCCAACCTCAAGGTGGAGATCGGGCCCGGCCTGGGCTTCCAGGGCATCTACCTCAACACCGAGAAGGAGCCCTTCAACAACCCCTACCTGCGCCGCGCTGTGGACCTGGCCATCGACCGGTCCACCCTGGTGCAGGTGGTCTTCCAGGAGACGGCGGAACCCGGGTACGGTCCCTTCCCGCCGTCCAGTCCCGCCGCGGCCGCTTCCGGGGAACCGCCCCAGCGCGATCTGGACCAGGTCAAGGCCCTCCTGGCCCAGGGCGGCCACCCCGAGGGCTTCCAGTTCACCCTCAAGACGGCCACCGGCCCCGTGACCCAGCAGGTGGCCCAGGTCATCAAGGACATGCTGGCCGACGCGGGGATCCAGATGGAGATCCAGCAGGTCGAGTTCGGCAGCCTGCTGGACGACACCGATAACGGCAACTTCCAGGCTGCCGCCCTCGGCTGGAGCGGCCGCCCGGACCCTGACGGGAACATCTACCCGTGGCTGTACACCGGCGGCAGCCAGAACGACTCCCGCTACAGCAACCCCGGCGTCGACCGGTTGCTCGACGAGGCGCGGCGGGTCCTGGACATGAACCAGCGGGTGGAGCTGTACCGGCAGGTCATGAAACAGGTTCATCAGGACGCGCCGTACATCTACCTGTACTACCCGAAGAACGTCAAGGCTTACTCGGCCCAGATCCAGGGCTTCGTCAACTACCCCGACGGGATCATCCGCACGGAGAACCTGACCAAGGTGCGGTGA
- a CDS encoding ABC transporter permease, translating into MLQFVARRLLLSLPVLILVTLLVFVLIHVVPGNPGRAILGPEASPEAVAAFNRAHGLDRPLHVQYLTWLAGVLRGDLGRSLVDGTPVTTLIAQRLPATVELAVGAMLVATLVAIPAGILAATRQGTAVDHTGTVLALAGLSMPQFWLGLLLIIFFAVRMNWLPASGYVPITVDPVQNLKTMLLPIVVTGLRESAVLMRMMRSSLLEVLRLDFVRTARAKGLGGWGVIVRHAARNALVPVLTVSGLQLAGLLGGLVITEQIFVIPGFGRLIVDSIYSRDLITLKGAVLVAATLVVLVNLVVDILYAWLDPRIKVTGGSR; encoded by the coding sequence TTGCTTCAGTTTGTGGCTCGCCGGCTGCTGCTGAGCCTTCCCGTCCTCATCCTGGTCACCTTGCTGGTCTTCGTCCTGATCCATGTGGTGCCGGGCAACCCGGGCCGGGCCATCCTGGGTCCGGAAGCCTCGCCCGAAGCCGTCGCAGCCTTCAACCGTGCCCACGGCCTCGACCGGCCCCTACACGTCCAGTACCTCACCTGGCTGGCCGGGGTCCTGCGCGGGGATCTGGGCCGGTCCCTGGTCGACGGGACGCCCGTCACCACCCTGATCGCCCAGCGCCTTCCCGCCACGGTCGAACTGGCCGTGGGGGCCATGCTGGTGGCCACCCTGGTCGCCATACCGGCAGGGATCCTGGCCGCCACCCGCCAGGGTACGGCGGTGGACCACACGGGCACGGTGCTGGCGCTGGCCGGCCTGTCCATGCCCCAGTTCTGGCTCGGGCTGCTGCTGATCATCTTCTTCGCCGTGCGGATGAACTGGCTGCCGGCGTCCGGTTACGTGCCCATCACCGTGGATCCGGTGCAAAACCTGAAGACCATGCTCCTCCCCATCGTGGTCACCGGCCTGCGGGAGTCGGCGGTCCTCATGCGCATGATGCGCTCAAGCCTGCTCGAGGTCCTGCGGCTCGATTTCGTCCGCACCGCCCGGGCCAAGGGATTGGGCGGCTGGGGCGTGATCGTCCGCCATGCCGCCCGCAACGCGCTGGTCCCCGTGCTCACCGTCAGCGGACTGCAGCTGGCCGGGCTGCTGGGCGGGCTGGTGATCACCGAGCAGATCTTCGTGATCCCAGGCTTCGGCCGCCTGATCGTCGACAGCATCTACAGCCGCGACCTGATCACCCTCAAGGGAGCCGTCCTGGTGGCCGCCACGCTGGTGGTCCTGGTCAACCTGGTGGTCGACATCCTCTACGCATGGCTCGATCCGCGCATCAAGGTCACGGGAGGGAGCCGGTGA